Proteins from a genomic interval of Triplophysa dalaica isolate WHDGS20190420 chromosome 13, ASM1584641v1, whole genome shotgun sequence:
- the aqp4 gene encoding aquaporin-4 isoform X1, with translation MRKAFSHVSVSNKRFGFLRRCLSSCSCNNTVMAAFKGVWTQEFWRAVSGEFLAMLIFVLLSLGSTINWSAKEEKPSPPDLVLISLCFGLSIATLVQCFGHISGAHINPAVTAAMVATRKLSLAKAVFYLLAQCLGALVGAAILYGVTPASVRGGLGVTSVNPEISTGHAIVIELIITFELVFTVFATCDTKRSDLKGSAALAIGLSVCIGHLFAIPYTGASMNPARSFGPAVIMGKWNDHWVYWVGPLIGGVLAATVYEYLFCPDLDLKRHYVDVLSKRPFQIDPYRVVDTDAFPNDQAQLMVKQAKIRVLDMEREKKERESTGEVLSSV, from the exons ATGAGAAAAGCCTTTTCGCACGTCTCCGTTTCGAATAAAAGGTTTGGTTTTCTTCG GAGGTGTTTATCATCTTGCTCATGCAATAATACTGTCATGGCCGCCTTTAAGGGTGTGTGGACTCAGGAATTCTGGCGAGCCGTTTCGGGGGAGTTCCTCGCCATGTTAATATTTGTGCTGCTCAGTCTGGGATCCACCATCAACTGGTCGGCAAAAGAAGAGAAGCCTTCGCCTCCTGATCTTGTCCTCATTTCTCTGTGCTTTGGCTTGTCCATCGCAACCCTCGTCCAGTGTTTTGGCCACATCAGTGGTGCCCATATCAACCCGGCTGTCACGGCAGCAATGGTCGCCACACGGAAGCTGAGTCTTGCAAAGgctgtgttttatcttttgGCACAGTGCCTGGGGGCACTGGTGGGGGCAGCGATCCTGTATGGGGTGACCCCGGCATCGGTGAGAGGAGGACTGGGAGTTACTTCT GTCAATCCTGAAATCTCCACTGGCCATGCAATTGTGATTGAACTCATAATCACGTTTGAGCTCGTCTTCACCGTTTTTGCCACGTGTGACACCAAACGCAGTGATCTCAAAGGTTCAGCGGCATTGGCGATCGGCCTGTCAGTGTGCATTGGTCATCTGTTTGCT ATCCCGTACACCGGAGCCAGTATGAATCCGGCTCGCTCTTTTGGGCCTGCGGTCATCATGGGAAAATGGAACGATCACTGG gtgtaCTGGGTGGGCCCTCTAATAGGGGGCGTACTAGCTGCCACTGtgtatgaatatttattttgtcctgACCTTGACCTGAAGCGTCACTATGTTGACGTCCTCTCCAAGAGACCCTTCCAAATCGACCCGTATCGGGTGGTGGACACTGATGCTTTCCCCAACGATCAAGCGCAGCTTATGGTCAAGCAGGCCAAGATCAGAGTGTTGGACATGGAGAGGGAG
- the aqp4 gene encoding aquaporin-4 isoform X2: MPVCRALDRFRRCLSSCSCNNTVMAAFKGVWTQEFWRAVSGEFLAMLIFVLLSLGSTINWSAKEEKPSPPDLVLISLCFGLSIATLVQCFGHISGAHINPAVTAAMVATRKLSLAKAVFYLLAQCLGALVGAAILYGVTPASVRGGLGVTSVNPEISTGHAIVIELIITFELVFTVFATCDTKRSDLKGSAALAIGLSVCIGHLFAIPYTGASMNPARSFGPAVIMGKWNDHWVYWVGPLIGGVLAATVYEYLFCPDLDLKRHYVDVLSKRPFQIDPYRVVDTDAFPNDQAQLMVKQAKIRVLDMEREKKERESTGEVLSSV; encoded by the exons ATGCCAGTGTGCAGAGCACTCGATCGATTCAG GAGGTGTTTATCATCTTGCTCATGCAATAATACTGTCATGGCCGCCTTTAAGGGTGTGTGGACTCAGGAATTCTGGCGAGCCGTTTCGGGGGAGTTCCTCGCCATGTTAATATTTGTGCTGCTCAGTCTGGGATCCACCATCAACTGGTCGGCAAAAGAAGAGAAGCCTTCGCCTCCTGATCTTGTCCTCATTTCTCTGTGCTTTGGCTTGTCCATCGCAACCCTCGTCCAGTGTTTTGGCCACATCAGTGGTGCCCATATCAACCCGGCTGTCACGGCAGCAATGGTCGCCACACGGAAGCTGAGTCTTGCAAAGgctgtgttttatcttttgGCACAGTGCCTGGGGGCACTGGTGGGGGCAGCGATCCTGTATGGGGTGACCCCGGCATCGGTGAGAGGAGGACTGGGAGTTACTTCT GTCAATCCTGAAATCTCCACTGGCCATGCAATTGTGATTGAACTCATAATCACGTTTGAGCTCGTCTTCACCGTTTTTGCCACGTGTGACACCAAACGCAGTGATCTCAAAGGTTCAGCGGCATTGGCGATCGGCCTGTCAGTGTGCATTGGTCATCTGTTTGCT ATCCCGTACACCGGAGCCAGTATGAATCCGGCTCGCTCTTTTGGGCCTGCGGTCATCATGGGAAAATGGAACGATCACTGG gtgtaCTGGGTGGGCCCTCTAATAGGGGGCGTACTAGCTGCCACTGtgtatgaatatttattttgtcctgACCTTGACCTGAAGCGTCACTATGTTGACGTCCTCTCCAAGAGACCCTTCCAAATCGACCCGTATCGGGTGGTGGACACTGATGCTTTCCCCAACGATCAAGCGCAGCTTATGGTCAAGCAGGCCAAGATCAGAGTGTTGGACATGGAGAGGGAG